TGCGTACAGTGGCCGCTTGGTGAGCCGGACCGCGGCCGCTGCCGGCGTGACCATCAAGGCGAAGATCAGGAGGACCCCGATGACCTGAACCGCGATCGAGATGGTGACCGCGAGCAGGATCATGAACACCACGCCGAGGAGGAGCATGGGCATTCCCTTCGCCTCCGCCACGTCCTCGTCGAGCGAGGCGAACAGGAGGGGGCGGTAGATGAGCGCGAAGACCGCCAAGACCGCCAGGCTGGCCTCGAGCGTGAACACCACGCCGCCCGTGCTGATGCCGAGCACTTCGCCGAAGAGAATCGAGTAGGCTTCCGTGGCGTATCCGGTGTACAGGCTGAGGAAGAGCAGGCCGACGCCGAGGGCGAAGGCGAGGACAGTCCCGATCTCCACATCCCGACGCGCGGCGCGGGGACCGAGGAGGGCGAAACCGGTCCCCGTGGCGGTCGTGAAGAGGAGGAGGCCGTAGATGGGGTTCACTCCGAAGAGTATGGCGCCCGCCGCTCCGGAGAAGCCCGTGTGACCAAGGGCGTGGGTCGCAAACGCGGAGCGACGCAGGATGACGAAGTAGCCCACGATCCCCGCGACGATCGCGATGATGGTCCCGGCCTCGAACGCATTGCGCATGAACGCATACGCCCACATCTCCTGAAGGTCCGCGACGAGGTTCCAGCTGAAGCTCATCCAGTCTCCTCCCCGTGCAGATCTTCTCCGCCCACGATCACGAGGTTGTCCCGCGAGTCCCGGAGAACTTCCACGGGAACCCCATAGAGGGCCGTGAGGCTCTCCGAAGTCAACACCTTCTCTGGCGCGCCCGTGGCCACGTGGCCGTTGGCGATGTAGATCACCTTGTCGAGGCACTGGATGAGGGGATTGATGTCGTGGGCCACAAGGAGGGTCGCGACGTTCCGGGTCTTGACCAGCCCGTGGATCAGATGGACCAGGTCCCGGCTGCGCCGGAGGTCGAGATTGGAGAGCGGCTCATCCAGCAGCAGGAGCTCGGGGTGGCCCACAAGGGCCTCCGCGAGGAACACCCGCTGCAGCTCACCGCCGGACAAGGAGCCGAGGGGCTTGTTCGCCAGATCGGCCGCGCCCACGGCTTGGAGCGCGTCCGCGGCAGCCTCCTTCTCCGTTCGTGAGGACAGGCTTGGGCCCCACCGGGTCCCTGAGAAGCCCAGGCGGACGAGGACCTCGGCTTCGATGTGAGTCTCATTGTCGATTGTGTGGCGCTGGGGGACGTAGCCGATCTTCGCATTCCCGCGGCGGGGGGACGAATCGAACACCCTCAGGCTGCCTCCCCGCGGACGGTGAAGCCCGAGAAGCAGGCGGAACAGGGTGGTCTTCCCGGCGCCGTTAGGGCCGATCACGGCCACGAACTCGCCCCGATGGATGTCGAAGTTGGCGTCTTGCCAGACGGTTCGGCCTGCGTATCCTACGTCCAGGTGCTCCGCCTGGACGATCCCGGAAGCCGCGGGCGCCGCCGGCGGCCTCATTGCCCCAGCGCCTTCGCGTTGAGCGCGTTCTGCAAGTTCAGCAACTCAGCGTTGAACCAGACCTGGAACGTGACGTCGGGCGGCTGGATGGTCTCAGTGACCGCGACCACTGTGACGTTGTACTGGACGGCAATCTGCTTCATCTGCGTCGTGATCGGCGAGACGGTCTGCGCATTGTAGACGAGCACGCTAACGTTCCCGCTCTCGAGCTGGTTCTGGAACTCCACAACACTCGATGCGGGCGGGTCGTTCCCCTCCGCCACGGCCTCCATGAACGCCGGGGGAGAGACCAGGGCCAGGTTGGTTGCGTTGGCCAAGTACACGAAGATGTCCTCGGTGGCGGCCACTTCCGTGCCCGCGAACTTGGCCTTGATGATGGCCACACGGGCATACAAGTCCCCGAGGGAAACGTTAAGCGACGCGTACTGCTGCTGGAAGTATTGCGTGTCCGTAGGGGCGATGGACGCGAGGTCGGTGAACATCTGCCGCACGGTGATGTTCACGTAGGTGGGGCTGTACCAGAA
The nucleotide sequence above comes from Thermoplasmata archaeon. Encoded proteins:
- a CDS encoding metal ABC transporter permease gives rise to the protein MSFSWNLVADLQEMWAYAFMRNAFEAGTIIAIVAGIVGYFVILRRSAFATHALGHTGFSGAAGAILFGVNPIYGLLLFTTATGTGFALLGPRAARRDVEIGTVLAFALGVGLLFLSLYTGYATEAYSILFGEVLGISTGGVVFTLEASLAVLAVFALIYRPLLFASLDEDVAEAKGMPMLLLGVVFMILLAVTISIAVQVIGVLLIFALMVTPAAAAVRLTKRPLYAVVISILVALSATWLGLFISWYEPYPVSFFIVSITFGVYLAVRGGHALSGRLVRRSPASGRTVSPAE
- a CDS encoding ATP-binding cassette domain-containing protein, coding for MRPPAAPAASGIVQAEHLDVGYAGRTVWQDANFDIHRGEFVAVIGPNGAGKTTLFRLLLGLHRPRGGSLRVFDSSPRRGNAKIGYVPQRHTIDNETHIEAEVLVRLGFSGTRWGPSLSSRTEKEAAADALQAVGAADLANKPLGSLSGGELQRVFLAEALVGHPELLLLDEPLSNLDLRRSRDLVHLIHGLVKTRNVATLLVAHDINPLIQCLDKVIYIANGHVATGAPEKVLTSESLTALYGVPVEVLRDSRDNLVIVGGEDLHGEETG
- a CDS encoding zinc ABC transporter substrate-binding protein is translated as MNKMWKLVAVTLVAILAVGVVGFALLGGPSRSDSSVIHVVAAENFWGSLISQMGGTHVSVTSIVSDPNADPHEYEANTSDARAVADAQLVIENGEGYDTWCQQLINASATPNQVVLNVQNVLGVPSGGNPHFWYSPTYVNITVRQMFTDLASIAPTDTQYFQQQYASLNVSLGDLYARVAIIKAKFAGTEVAATEDIFVYLANATNLALVSPPAFMEAVAEGNDPPASSVVEFQNQLESGNVSVLVYNAQTVSPITTQMKQIAVQYNVTVVAVTETIQPPDVTFQVWFNAELLNLQNALNAKALGQ